The Acinonyx jubatus isolate Ajub_Pintada_27869175 chromosome D1, VMU_Ajub_asm_v1.0, whole genome shotgun sequence genome includes a window with the following:
- the CDK2AP2 gene encoding cyclin-dependent kinase 2-associated protein 2 isoform X1, translating into MSYKPIAPAPSSTPGSSTPGPGTPVPTAGSVPSPSGSVPGAAAPFRPLFNDFGPPSMGYVQAMKPPGAQGSQSTYTDLLSVIEEMGKEIRPTYAGSKSAMERLKRGIIHARALVRECLAETERNART; encoded by the exons ATGTCCTACAAACCCatcgcccccgcccccagcagtaCCCCCGGCTCCAGCACCCCTGGGCCCGGCACCCCGGTCCCTACAG CCGGAAGTGTCCCATCGCCATCGGGCTCGGTGCCGGGAGCCGCTGCCCCTTTCAGACCCCTGTTTAACGACTTCGGACCGCCCTCCATGGGTTATGTGCAG GCAATGAAGCCACCGGGCGCCCAGGGCTCCCAGAGCACCTACACGGACCTGCTGTCGGTCATAGAGGAGATGGGCAAAGAGATCCGGCCAACCTATGCTGGTAGCAAGAGCGCCATGGAGCGTCTGAAGAGAG GCATCATCCATGCCCGGGCCCTAGTCAGAGAGTGCCTGGCAGAGACAGAGCGGAACGCCCGCACGTAA
- the CDK2AP2 gene encoding cyclin-dependent kinase 2-associated protein 2 isoform X2: MGYVQAMKPPGAQGSQSTYTDLLSVIEEMGKEIRPTYAGSKSAMERLKRGIIHARALVRECLAETERNART; the protein is encoded by the exons ATGGGTTATGTGCAG GCAATGAAGCCACCGGGCGCCCAGGGCTCCCAGAGCACCTACACGGACCTGCTGTCGGTCATAGAGGAGATGGGCAAAGAGATCCGGCCAACCTATGCTGGTAGCAAGAGCGCCATGGAGCGTCTGAAGAGAG GCATCATCCATGCCCGGGCCCTAGTCAGAGAGTGCCTGGCAGAGACAGAGCGGAACGCCCGCACGTAA